A genomic window from Cricetulus griseus strain 17A/GY chromosome 4, alternate assembly CriGri-PICRH-1.0, whole genome shotgun sequence includes:
- the Zpld1 gene encoding zona pellucida-like domain-containing protein 1, with product MERIWLLLLLSARVFPGSAQFNSYNCDANLHSRFPAERDISVYCGVQAITMKINFCTVLFSGYSETDLALNGRHGDSHCRGFINNNTFPAVVIFIINLSTLEGCGNNLVVSTIPGVGASGNATSVQIGNISGYIDTPDPPTVISYLPGLLYKFSCSYPLEYLVNNTQLASSSAAISVRENNGTFVSTLNLLLYNDSTYREPLIIPSIGLPLKTKVFAAVQATNLDGRWNVLMDYCYTTPSGNPNDDTRYDLFLSCDKDPQTTVIENGRSQRGRFSFEVFRFVKHKNQKMSTVFLHCLTKLCRADDCPLLMPICGNRKRRDAGSRTTWVPQSTSGNAVLSAGPIITRSDETPTNNSQLGSLSVPPFQLNATTSSLISGMVILGVMSFSLLLCSLVLLHRKGSSSLVLNGVRNPTFE from the exons CTGAAAGAGACATCAGTGTCTACTGTGGAGTGCAGGCCATTACGATGAAGATTAATTTTTGCACAGTCCTTTTTTCGGGTTATTCTGAAACGGATCTGGCACTGAATGGAAGGCACGGGGATTCCCACTGCAGGGGCTTCATCAATAACAACACCTTTCCAGCAGTGGTCATTTTCATCATTAATCTCAGTACCTTGGAGGGCTGTGGAAACAACTTAGTG GTGTCCACAATTCCTGGTGTTGGTGCTTCCGGAAATGCAACCTCAGTACAGATAGGAAATATTTCAGGATATATTGATACTCCAGACCCACCAACAGTCATCAGCTATCTTCCTGGGCTACTTTACAAATTTAGTTGCAGCTATCCATTGGAATATCTGGTTAATAACACCCAGCTTGCTTC GTCCTCAGCTGCTATTTCTGTGAGAGAGAACAATGGAACATTTGTCAGTACTTTGAACTTGCTCCTTTATAAT GATTCAACCTACAGAGAGCCATTAATTATCCCAAGTATAGGATTACCTTTGAAAACCAAAGTATTTGCAGCTGTGCAAGCTACTAATCTGGATGGAAG ATGGAATGTATTAATGGATTATTGCTACACAACCCCATCTGGGAACCCAAATGATGATACTCGGTATGATCTCTTCCTTAG CTGTGACAAAGATCCTCAGACGACTGTCATCGAAAACGGCAGAAGCCAGCGGGGCCGGTTTTCATTTGAAGTGTTCCGTTTTGTGAAGCACAAGAATCAGAAAATGTCCACTGTCTTCCTGCACTGTCTCACAAAGCTCTGCAGAGCTGATGACTGTCCCCTCCTCATGCCA ATTTGTGGCAACAGAAAAAGGAGAGATGCTGGGAGCAGGACAACTTGGGTTCCCCAGAGCACTTCCGGAAATGCAGTCCTGTCTGCTGGTCCCATTATCACTCGCAGCG aTGAGACTCCAACCAACAATTCACAGCTTG GGTCCTTGAGTGTGCCTCCTTTCCAGCTGAATGCCACCACAAGCTCTCTGATCTCAGGCATGGTCATTCTGGGAGTCATGAGCTTCTCCCTTCTCTTGTGCTCACTGGTTCTTCTACACAGAAAGGGATCCAGCAGCTTGGTATTGAATGGTGTAAGAAATCCCACCTTTGAGTGA